One genomic region from Vicinamibacteria bacterium encodes:
- a CDS encoding HAMP domain-containing sensor histidine kinase codes for MTFGSFREALFPTAEAEQSFRKEIDRRAVIGMRAMATIFIGAQLVLNGVEMLVLPSRPPAAMDLVGPALGAAAFAASFWRRIAPSARTLGILLAGTFALIQTVQLNHNAALYLSELQTSPEAQLLATFGILLLGGVAVLPLKPLHAAGLGLYLLSLFAAVGLLRHGFDGFREQSIFLVASVLTMAIGVTLTAILYRIRASEFFAKLRAERSLLELSQAQGSLLVERNAASQGRFAALLSHQLNSPLGSLASAFDTLARLVEDVDLDSRRKRAAEDSIRAGRESFHRINEIAGRMRELANLDRAEERLVDVGVLVAELVEFLRPELENVEVELRLAQVPPVKCRPRQIAAVLASLIRSAASALLGVKGGRIVVVSEAKPGRVIVELEDNGPGITPERLETLFEPQF; via the coding sequence ATGACCTTCGGTAGCTTCCGCGAGGCGCTCTTCCCCACCGCGGAGGCGGAACAAAGCTTCCGGAAGGAGATCGATAGGCGCGCAGTCATCGGAATGCGGGCGATGGCCACGATATTCATTGGCGCCCAGCTGGTGCTGAATGGAGTCGAGATGCTCGTCCTGCCCTCCCGCCCGCCGGCCGCCATGGATCTCGTGGGACCTGCCCTGGGGGCCGCCGCCTTCGCCGCCTCTTTTTGGAGGAGGATCGCGCCCTCCGCCCGGACCCTGGGAATTCTTCTCGCCGGGACGTTCGCACTGATCCAGACCGTGCAGCTCAACCACAACGCTGCGTTGTACCTGAGCGAGCTCCAGACGAGTCCCGAGGCGCAGTTGCTTGCGACCTTCGGCATCCTCCTCCTCGGCGGAGTCGCGGTCCTACCGTTGAAGCCCCTGCATGCCGCGGGGCTCGGCCTCTACTTGCTCTCGTTGTTCGCGGCGGTCGGATTGCTTCGCCATGGATTCGACGGGTTTCGGGAGCAGTCGATATTCCTGGTCGCCTCGGTGCTGACGATGGCGATCGGCGTCACGCTGACCGCGATCCTGTACCGCATTCGTGCCTCGGAGTTCTTCGCGAAGCTGAGAGCCGAGCGATCGCTCCTCGAGCTCTCGCAGGCGCAGGGGTCGCTTCTCGTCGAGCGGAACGCCGCTTCCCAGGGCCGGTTCGCGGCCTTGCTCAGCCACCAGCTCAACTCGCCCCTCGGGTCGCTGGCCTCCGCGTTCGACACCCTGGCGCGCCTAGTGGAGGACGTCGATCTCGACTCCCGGCGGAAGCGAGCCGCGGAAGACTCGATCCGTGCCGGCCGCGAGTCCTTTCATCGGATCAATGAGATCGCCGGCCGCATGCGAGAGCTGGCCAACCTCGATCGCGCCGAAGAGCGGCTCGTCGACGTCGGCGTTCTCGTAGCGGAGCTGGTGGAGTTCCTCCGCCCGGAGCTCGAGAACGTAGAAGTCGAGCTGCGGCTCGCGCAGGTACCTCCGGTCAAGTGCCGGCCGCGCCAGATCGCCGCGGTCCTGGCGAGTCTGATCCGGAGCGCCGCGTCGGCGCTCCTGGGCGTCAAAGGCGGCCGGATCGTCGTGGTGAGCGAAGCGAAGCCCGGCCGGGTGATCGTAGAGCTCGAGGACAACGGCCCCGGTATCACCCCCGAACGCCTCGAGACTCTCTTCGAGCCGCAGTTCC